A window of the Salvelinus alpinus chromosome 3, SLU_Salpinus.1, whole genome shotgun sequence genome harbors these coding sequences:
- the LOC139571580 gene encoding acyl-CoA desaturase-like, whose product MTDTEIEGSGRHGNGDVLAESATKRDDVFDETYKEKEGPKPSMIIVWKNIILMTFLHIGAVYGISLVPSAHVLTWAWSVFCFLTSALGVTAGAHRLWSHRSYKASLPLRIFLATANSMAFQNDIFEWARDHRVHHKFSETDADPHNAVRGFFFAHIGWLLVRKHPDVIEKGKKLELSDLKADKVVMFQRKHYKMSVVLMCFFIPMFVPWCLWGESLWLGYFVPGLLRYTLVLNATWLVNSAAHMWGNRPYDTNINPRENKFVTLSAIGEGFHNYHHTFPYDYASSEFGCNLNLTTCFIDLMCFLGLAKDRKRVSPELVLARAQRTGDGSTRNRSG is encoded by the exons ATGACTGACACAGAGATAGAGGGTTCGGGGAGACACGGGAACGGTGATGTGCTCGCAGAATCGGCGACAAAAAGAGATGATGTGTTTGATGAGACGTACAAAGAGAAAGAAGGTCCTAAACCTTCAATGATAATCGTGTGGAAAAATATCATATTGATGACTTTCTTGCACATTGGAGCCGTGTACGGCATCTCCCTCGTCCCATCTGCTCATGTTTTGACCTGGGCTTGGT CTGTGTTTTGCTTTTTAACAAGTGCTTTAGGAGTGACTGCGGGGGCTCACCGGCTATGGAGCCACAGGTCCTACAAGGCCTCGTTACCTCTCAGAATCTTTCTTGCCACTGCCAACTCCATGGCCTTTCAG AATGACATCTTTGAATGGGCTCGGGACCACAGAGTTCACCACAAGTTTTCAGAGACCGATGCCGACCCCCACAACGCCGTCCGAGGGTTCTTCTTCGCCCACATCGGTTGGCTCCTGGTGCGTAAACACCCGGACGTCATTGAGAAGGGGAAGAAGCTGGAGCTCAGTGACTTGAAGGCTGACAAAGTTGTCATGTTCCAGAGGAA GCATTACAAGATGTCAGTGGTGCTGATGTGCTTCTTCATCCCCATGTTTGTTCCTTGGTGCCTGTGGGGAGAGAGCCTGTGGTTGGGCTACTTCGTGCCAGGTCTGCTGAGATACACCCTGGTACTGAACGCTACCTGGCTGGTCAACAGTGCTGCCCACATGTGGGGCAACCGGCCCTACGACACCAACATCAACCCCAGAGAGAACAAGTTTGTCACCCTTAGTGCCATAG GTGAAGGATTCCATAATTATCACCACACCTTCCCTTATGATTATGCATCGAGTGAGTTTGGCTGCAACCTGAACCTGACCACCTGTTTCATCGACTTGATGTGTTTCCTCGGCCTGGCAAAGGACCGCAAGAGAGTGTCCCCTGAACTAGTGCTGGCCCGGGCTCAGCGCACTGGGGACGGAAGCACCCGGAACCGGAGTGGCTAG